The genomic interval CCCCCTTCGACCCTCCCGCGCCCCGGCCCCCGCCGGGGCGCGTTGCGTTGGGGGACCCCGCCAGGCCCAGCACCAGGGCCTCCAGCACCTCGTCGCCGCCGCCCGACTTGAGGGCCAGATCGGCCCCCACCAGGCGCCGGAAGACTTCCCTGAGCTCGTCTCGCTGCCACCCCGCCGCCTGGCGCAGGGCGTTCTCCGCGGCAAAGGGCGGCACTCCCATGGCGGAGGCCGCCGCCCGGGGGTCGGGCCGCCGCCCGGCGTCGAGGAGCTCCCGCCCGATCCACAGGTGCCGGAAGTGGCGCGCCATCATGAAGAGGAGCCTCGGCGCGGGCTCCCCGAGCTGCACGAGCCGGCGAAGGCCCCCCAGGGCACCGGGGAGCCCGCGCTTTCCGAGCGCGTCGCAGAAGGCAAAGACCGTGGTGGTCCGGGTCTCCCCCACCAGGGCCTCCACGTCCTGGGCCGTGACGCGCCCTCCCTCCCCGGCAAACACCCGCAGCTTCTCGATTTCCTGGCTGAGCAACTGGAGGTCGGGGCCAACCCGGAGCAGCAGGGCTTCGAGAATGCGCCCGTCCACCCGCAGGCCGGCCTCTTCGGCCAGGCGCCGGGCCCAGCCGGGCAGGTCGCGCTCCCGGGGACGCGCGCACTCCACGACGCGGGCCGTGCGCAGGAGGGCCTTGGTGGACGCCAGCCGCTTGTCGAGGGCCGGTGCCAGGAAGACGAGGCAGGTGGTGGGGCTGGGGCTCTCCAGGTAGGGCAGGAGCACCTTCCACTGGTCCGCGCTCCACCGGTCCGCCGACTTGACGATCACCAGGCGCCGGGCGCCCAGGAAGGGCAGCGTGCGGGCGGCGTTGCGCACCTCCGCCGGGCTCGCCCCCGGGGCCTCGAAGACCTGGGAGTTGAGGCCGGGGTCGCCCCCCGCCAGGGCCTCGGTCCGCACCTCGGCCAGGGCCCGGTCCGCCAGGAACGCCTCTTCGCCCAGGATGCAGACCACGGGCGCGGCGGTCACGGGGCCGTCTCCAGCGCCAGACCGGCCCGCCGCAGCACCTCCCGGGCCAGATCCCGGGCCAGCAGCGCCAGCGCCCGATCCTTGTGGACGCGGGTCTCGTTGACGCCGGCGCCGGCAGGAAACTCCCGGTCCGCTCGAATGCCGCTCCCCTTCCAGAGCACCTCGCCGGAGGGGGCGGACAGGGTGGCCGTGACCTCCCCCGTGAGCACGTACTCCCGCACCAGGTCCCCCGCCACGTAGGCAGCCCCCGCCTCCGTGAGCCGGTCCAGCGCCACCGTGAGGTGGGCGTCGGCCGCGCCGCGCCGCACCAGGGCCAGGCCGCCCCGATCCACCGCCTGGCGGTTGAGCTCGGTGCCCAGGGCCGGCCCGAAAAGCGGCTCAGCACTCTCGTCAGGCACCGGCGCGATCCACAGGCTCCGGGTTCCGCCGGCCCCGTGCCCTACGATCCGGTAGCCGCACGCCGGGGCAAGCGCCCCGGCGAAGAGCGACAGGGCGATCAGCAGGAGGGCGGGAAGGCGAAGGGGGTGGTCCATTGTCCGTTGTCCGTTGTGGATGGCGGGTTGCGCGTTGCGGGTTGCGCGTTTCCCGTCACCCGTCACCCGTCACCCGTCACCCGTCGCCCTACTTCACCACCAGGTTGAGCAGCCGGCCGGGGACATAGACGGCCTTGACCAGGGTCTTTCCCTCCAGGTGGCGGCACACGTTCTCGTCGGCCAGGGCGGTGGCACGCACCTCGTCCTCGGCGGCGCCGGCGGGCACCTCGATACGGCCGCGCACCTTGCCGCTCACCTGGACCACCACCAGGACCGTCTCCCTGCGCAGCGCTGCGTCGTCCCAGGCGGGCCAGGGGGTGTGGGCCAGGGGCGTGGCGTTGTCCAGGGCCTCCCAGAGCTCTTCGGCCACGTGGGGCACCATGGGCGCCAGGAGCTTGAGGAGGGCGTCCACCGCCTCGCGAAAGACCTGCCGGCTGCCCTCGTTCTGGGGCTGAAAGGAAGCCAGCTCGTTCACGAGCTCCATGGCCGCGGCAATGGCGGTGTTGAAGTGGAAGCGGTCCTCGATGTTCTCGGTGACCTTCTTCACCGTCTCGTGGACCTTGCGCCGCAGGGCGAGCGACGCCCCTTCCAGCTCTCCTCCGGGGAAGGCGCGGGTGTCCCGGAGCCACCCCTCGTTTTCCGCCACCAGACGCCACACCCGGCGCAGGAACCGGGAAGCCCCCTCCACGCCCTCCTCGTTCCAGTCCAGGTCCTTCTCGGGCGGGGCGGCGAACAGGCTGAAGAGGCGCGCCGTGTCGGCGCCGTAGTTGCGTACCAGGTGCTCCGGGTCCACCACGTTCTTTTTCGACTTGGACATCTTCTCGGTGCGCCCCCGCTCCACCGCCGCCCCGCACTTGGCGCAGGAGCCCTCGGCCACCTCCTCGGGTAGGAGCCACCCGTGGGTGGGGCAGCGCTGGGTCTCCTTGCACACCATCCCCTGGGTGAGGAGGTTGGTGAAGGGCTCGTCCACCGCCGCGATGCCGAGATCCCGCAGCACCTTGGTATAGAAGCGCGAGTACAGCAGGTGGAGCACCGCGTGCTCGATGCCGCCGATGTACTGGTCCACGGGCATCCAGTGCTCGGTGCGCGCCTTGTCGAGCATGCCCTGGGCGAA from Thermodesulfobacteriota bacterium carries:
- the holA gene encoding DNA polymerase III subunit delta gives rise to the protein MTAAPVVCILGEEAFLADRALAEVRTEALAGGDPGLNSQVFEAPGASPAEVRNAARTLPFLGARRLVIVKSADRWSADQWKVLLPYLESPSPTTCLVFLAPALDKRLASTKALLRTARVVECARPRERDLPGWARRLAEEAGLRVDGRILEALLLRVGPDLQLLSQEIEKLRVFAGEGGRVTAQDVEALVGETRTTTVFAFCDALGKRGLPGALGGLRRLVQLGEPAPRLLFMMARHFRHLWIGRELLDAGRRPDPRAAASAMGVPPFAAENALRQAAGWQRDELREVFRRLVGADLALKSGGGDEVLEALVLGLAGSPNATRPGGGRGAGGSKGDALRP
- the lptE gene encoding LPS assembly lipoprotein LptE is translated as MDHPLRLPALLLIALSLFAGALAPACGYRIVGHGAGGTRSLWIAPVPDESAEPLFGPALGTELNRQAVDRGGLALVRRGAADAHLTVALDRLTEAGAAYVAGDLVREYVLTGEVTATLSAPSGEVLWKGSGIRADREFPAGAGVNETRVHKDRALALLARDLAREVLRRAGLALETAP